The Cloacibacterium caeni region GATTGGCAAGGCGCAGCAATGCACGCAGAATATTTCGAATCTATTGCGAAATACGATTATATTTCTTTCGCCAAAGCGCTCGATTCTAAAGATGGCGTTTTGGGAATTTCTATTGTGAGATTGGGAGTGGATAATATTTTGAACACTACTCAGATGATAGATTCCGAAGGAAATATAGATTATGATAAAATTTCTAAATTTTCCACTTCAGATTACGCGGGAATTATTTCTTATGCTTTTCGTCCTGCTGGAAACCAAAAACTAAGCGTGGGAATTAATGCCAAAATCGTTTACCGAAATATTGGGAAATTTGCCAATGGTTTTGGTTTTGGATTTGATGCAGGAGCCATTTATCGTGCGGATTCTGGTTACCAATTTGGAGCAATGTTGAGAGATGCCACTACTACAGTGAATTTTTGGAGCATCAACCAAAAAGAATTGTCAGCAGTAGTAAATGGAGAAGAATTCAATCCCGCTCCAAAAGATAAAATGGAAATTACCATGCCTAAATTGAATCTAGGCGTTTCAAAAAATTTTGAAATCAATAGAGATTTAGAATTATTGCCAGAAGCTGGTCTTAATGTAGATTTTGCCAAAACCGCCGCAGTAATTTCTACCGATTTTGCGAGTATTTCGCCATATATTGGTGCGGAACTCAGTTTCCAGAAAATGATTTTTGTAAGAGCTGGTCTCAATAGATTTCAAACTGTTACCGATATCGAAGACCTAAAACGCAAAGTTTCTATGCAACCAAGCGCCGGAATTGGTATCAAATACAAGGGACTTACGCTAGATTACGCCATCACCAATACAGGAATTGGCGGCAGCAATTATTTCTCGAATTTCTTTTCTCTGAAATTGGATATGAGGGATTTTAAATATTAGAAGCACAACCCGTTTTCAGTTTTTAATCACGTTTTCACCTGCTTTCGCCACTCGCTTTTTTGTTTTTTAGATTCTTCGAATTCTCTCAGAATGACAAAAAAAAAACAAAAAGAGCTCAAACAAAGGCTCAATCAGGGCTATTTTT contains the following coding sequences:
- a CDS encoding PorV/PorQ family protein codes for the protein MKKYLLLLTFLSVIGNAQIVRKYSNEFLNIGAGARGLAMGGAVISNQNDVYAPMWNPAGLTEVESDWQGAAMHAEYFESIAKYDYISFAKALDSKDGVLGISIVRLGVDNILNTTQMIDSEGNIDYDKISKFSTSDYAGIISYAFRPAGNQKLSVGINAKIVYRNIGKFANGFGFGFDAGAIYRADSGYQFGAMLRDATTTVNFWSINQKELSAVVNGEEFNPAPKDKMEITMPKLNLGVSKNFEINRDLELLPEAGLNVDFAKTAAVISTDFASISPYIGAELSFQKMIFVRAGLNRFQTVTDIEDLKRKVSMQPSAGIGIKYKGLTLDYAITNTGIGGSNYFSNFFSLKLDMRDFKY